The following proteins come from a genomic window of Manduca sexta isolate Smith_Timp_Sample1 chromosome 6, JHU_Msex_v1.0, whole genome shotgun sequence:
- the LOC115442185 gene encoding semaphorin-5A isoform X2 — protein MGPIYGIAAIILLAALSKGELPEDDFRIINRQDLLAVDSDIFEDKSSKSFSQLLFDVARDQLIVGARDVLYRLSLRGLRELERAEWPAPAADIKMCQVKGQSEEDCHNYVKVLLSYGHKIFACGTNAFSPICSWREIESINTVSESVTGVALSPYNPHSNVTAVLASNGDYYAGTPTDFSSSDTAICRSRGASSDDSGNLCTAQYDFNRLNEPQFVGSFEDDRFVYFVYREIAVEYMNCGKIIYSRIARVCKNDSGGYLMKDKWSTFLKARLKCLVPGDIPFYYDEIQSVEYLPQEKMLVATFTTPTNSITGSAVCVYNMSDIHAAFEGPYKVQDSRTFTWDQRSPSKQAREHFQCITDSRAHEAIEFHGYHLMYEAVLPISGAPIYKVTSERFTHVTVDVTSAKNIERQLVAFVATDSGYVLKLAVLPRLDGACLVEKWKLRDEKGGFDVQAMQFVKDTMSVYIGSSSGVVRLGAARCARHASRGACVGAADPHCGWDDARERCVRAWPHLTDPNFAQATALCVAADAAVDGGWSAWSDWESCMQDGTSHSIYGDDKPDMCKCRTRRCDNPKPANGGQACKGSSISVTNCTVHGGWSAWSAWSECSAPCGIAVKSRRRTCSSPEPRHGGRVCVGIDVDDIYCHNLPPCPDPALAPVDGGWSPWGPWSPCTSSGGVGCGPAGGMRERRRLCGSPAPLHGGADCDGPEVEKQACDMRPCEVRKTTAWTPWVQIPGNTSDGSYTEKRFKFVCKAPSPEQIKLSVAREEERYCTAHGQCSSTPPEDEGGWEDWEAWEPCSAPCGGGQQTRTRRCRRPPCNGSSEMLRGCNTHPCTGEWSCWSEWSSCSGSCGATGHRTRTRACLSSRGCSDAAGALERTVCVPTCAESEGGWGPWGAWGACAGGERVRRRACAAGACVGAQLQVARCGAGHAQLDNELYAMPAYSPSVEMASFVTTGGESLSVGSIVGCVVAAFVMGCLVCLAGVIFCQRRGSKMPWRRQNRVPSSPHYITAKQNSYVSVPLKEVPRKAKRQPSFSGIGSTSGILLSKSNNLSNANNHNPTVTTPKLYPKAIANEYDSMGTIRRHSNQPNNKNNLDIEEDKFY, from the exons GGATGTGCTGTATCGTCTTTCCTTGCGTGGTCTTCGGGAGCTGGAACGCGCAGAGTGGCCCGCACCGGCGGCAGACATAAAGATGTGCCAAGTCAAAGGCCAGTCAGAAGAAGACTGTCATAATTACGTGAAGGTGCTGCTCTCATACGGGCATAAGATATTCGCTTGTGGAACTAACGCGTTCAGCCCTATTTGCAGTTGGAGAGAG ATCGAGTCCATTAACACGGTATCTGAATCCGTGACCGGGGTTGCTCTCAGCCCATACAATCCTCACTCTAACGTGACCGCCGTCTTGGCGTCCAATGGCGACTACTATGCCGGTACACCCACCGATTTCAGCAGCTCTGATACTGCTATTTGCAG GAGTCGAGGAGCATCGTCAGACGATTCTGGTAACTTATGTACTGCGCAGTACGACTTCAACCGTCTGAACGAGCCGCAGTTCGTTGGCAGCTTCGAAGACGATCGTTTTGTCTACTTCGTATACAGAGAGATCGCTGTGGAGTATATGAACTGTGGGAAG ATAATCTACTCGCGCATAGCACGCGTGTGCAAGAACGATTCAGGAGGTTACCTGATGAAGGACAAGTGGAGTACGTTCCTCAAGGCGCGGCTGAAATGTCTGGTTCCAGGAGACATCCCGTTCTACTACGACGAGATACAGAGTGTGGAATACTTACCTCAAGAGAAGATGCTTGTAGCTACATTCACTACGCCTAC GAACAGCATAACCGGCAGTGCTGTATGCGTGTACAACATGTCTGATATCCACGCGGCGTTCGAAGGCCCCTACAAGGTGCAGGACTCGCGCACCTTCACCTGGGACCAACGCTCGCCATCCAAACAGGCCCGGGAACACTTCCAGTGTATAACAGACTctag AGCTCACGAAGCAATAGAATTTCATGGCTACCATCTCATGTACGAAGCAGTACTGCCCATATCAGGAGCACCGATATACAAAGTGACGTCAGAAAGGTTTACCCACGTCACAGTTGACGTCACAAGTGCCAAGAACATTGAGCGACAGTTGGTAGCGTTCGTGGCTACGGACAGTGGATATGTGCTGAAGTTGGCAGTACTGCCGCGGCTGGATGGGGCCTGTTTGGTAGAGAAATGGAAGTTGAGGGACGAGAAAGGAGGTTTTGATGTGCAAGCTATGCAGTTTGTGAAAGATACG ATGTCAGTGTACATCGGCAGCAGCTCGGGCGTGGTGCGACtgggcgcggcgcggtgcgcgCGGCACGCGTCGCGCGGCGCGTGCGTGGGCGCGGCCGACCCGCACTGCGGCTGGGACGACGCGCGCGAGCGCTGCGTGCGCGCCTGGCCGCACCTCACCGACCCCAACTTCGCGCAGGCCACCGCGCTCTGCGTCGCCGCTGATGCTGCTG TTGACGGTGGCTGGTCGGCCTGGTCGGATTGGGAGTCATGCATGCAGGACGGTACATCTCACTCCATCTACGGAGACGACAAGCCCGATATGTGTAAATGTCGGACACGACGTTGTGACAATCCTAAGCCGGCGAATGGCGGACAGGCTTGCAAAG GTTCAAGTATATCGGTGACGAACTGCACGGTGCACGGCGGGTGGTCGGCGTGGTCCGCGTGGTCGGAGTGCTCGGCGCCGTGCGGCATCGCGGTGAAGTCGCGCCGGCGCACGTGCAGCTCGCCCGAGCCGCGCCACGGCGGCCGCGTCTGCGTCGGCATCGACGTCGACGACATATACTGCCACAATCTGCCGCCGTGTCCAG ATCCGGCGCTGGCGCCAGTAGACGGTGGCTGGTCTCCGTGGGGCCCGTGGTCCCCATGTACCAGTTCAGGCGGGGTGGGCTGCGGGCCGGCGGGGGGCATGCGTGAGAGGCGGCGCCTGTGCGGAAGCCCCGCGCCATTACACGGCGGTGCGGACTGTGACGGGCCCGAGGTGGAGAAGCAGGCGTGTGACATGCGCCCCTGTGAAGTTCGCAAGACGACGGCTTGGACGCCTTGGGTTCAGATACCTG GTAACACATCGGACGGAAGTTATACTGAAAAGAGATTTAAATTCGTGTGCAAAGCGCCATCGCCGGAACAAATAAAA ttGTCGGTAGCCCGCGAAGAAGAAAGATACTGTACAGCACACGGACAGTGTAGTAGTACCCCGCCTGAGGACGAAGGGGGTTGGGAAGATTGGGAGGCGTGGGAGCCGTGCTCCGCGCCCTGCGGTGGGGGGCAACAGACCCGCACCAGGCGCTGCCGCCGGCCCCCGTGCAATGGATCTTCCGAAATGCTCCGTGGTTGTAACACGCACCCTTGTACtg GTGAGTGGTCCTGCTGGAGCGAGTGGAGTTCGTGCAGCGGTTCGTGCGGCGCGACGGGACATCGAACCCGCACCCGCGCGTGCCTGTCGTCCCGCGGCTGCAGCGACGCGGCCGGCGCGCTCGAGCGGACCGTCTGCGTGCCTACTTGTGCAG AGTCGGAGGGCGGCTGGGGCCCGTGGGGCGCGTggggcgcgtgcgcgggcggcgagcgcgtgcggcggcgcgcgtgcgcggCGGGCGCGTGCGTGGGCGCGCAGCTGCAGGTCGCGCGCTGCGGCGCCGGCCACGCGCAGCTCGACAACG aaCTCTATGCCATGCCAGCGTATAGTCCAAGCGTGGAGATGGCATCCTTTGTAACGACTGGAGGCGAGTCGCTCAGTGTAGGAAGCATTGTTGGATGTGTGGTTGCTGCTTTTGTGATGG GTTGTCTAGTATGCCTGGCGGGTGTAATATTCTGCCAGCGGCGCGGGTCCAAGATGCCGTGGCGGAGGCAGAACCGCGTGCCCTCCAGTCCGCACTACATCACCGCTAAACAGAACAGCTACGTCTCTGTGCCTTTGAAGGAAGTG CCGCGTAAAGCGAAACGCCAGCCATCATTCTCAGGGATTGGAAGCACCAGTGGAATATTACTATCGAAAAGCAACAACTTATCAAACGCAAACAACCATAATCCAACTGTGACTACTCCTAAACTGTACCCAAAAGCCATAGCCAATGAATACGACTCTATGGGCACTATTAGAAGGCATTCGAACCAACCCAACAACAAGAACAACTTGGATATTGAAGAAgataagttttattga
- the LOC115442185 gene encoding semaphorin-5A isoform X1 — protein sequence MGPIYGIAAIILLAALSKGELPEDDFRIINRQDLLAVDSDIFEDKSSKSFSQLLFDVARDQLIVGARDVLYRLSLRGLRELERAEWPAPAADIKMCQVKGQSEEDCHNYVKVLLSYGHKIFACGTNAFSPICSWREIESINTVSESVTGVALSPYNPHSNVTAVLASNGDYYAGTPTDFSSSDTAICRSRGASSDDSGNLCTAQYDFNRLNEPQFVGSFEDDRFVYFVYREIAVEYMNCGKIIYSRIARVCKNDSGGYLMKDKWSTFLKARLKCLVPGDIPFYYDEIQSVEYLPQEKMLVATFTTPTNSITGSAVCVYNMSDIHAAFEGPYKVQDSRTFTWDQRSPSKQAREHFQCITDSRAHEAIEFHGYHLMYEAVLPISGAPIYKVTSERFTHVTVDVTSAKNIERQLVAFVATDSGYVLKLAVLPRLDGACLVEKWKLRDEKGGFDVQAMQFVKDTMSVYIGSSSGVVRLGAARCARHASRGACVGAADPHCGWDDARERCVRAWPHLTDPNFAQATALCVAADAAVDGGWSAWSDWESCMQDGTSHSIYGDDKPDMCKCRTRRCDNPKPANGGQACKGSSISVTNCTVHGGWSAWSAWSECSAPCGIAVKSRRRTCSSPEPRHGGRVCVGIDVDDIYCHNLPPCPDPALAPVDGGWSPWGPWSPCTSSGGVGCGPAGGMRERRRLCGSPAPLHGGADCDGPEVEKQACDMRPCEVRKTTAWTPWVQIPGNTSDGSYTEKRFKFVCKAPSPEQIKVSLSVAREEERYCTAHGQCSSTPPEDEGGWEDWEAWEPCSAPCGGGQQTRTRRCRRPPCNGSSEMLRGCNTHPCTGEWSCWSEWSSCSGSCGATGHRTRTRACLSSRGCSDAAGALERTVCVPTCAESEGGWGPWGAWGACAGGERVRRRACAAGACVGAQLQVARCGAGHAQLDNELYAMPAYSPSVEMASFVTTGGESLSVGSIVGCVVAAFVMGCLVCLAGVIFCQRRGSKMPWRRQNRVPSSPHYITAKQNSYVSVPLKEVPRKAKRQPSFSGIGSTSGILLSKSNNLSNANNHNPTVTTPKLYPKAIANEYDSMGTIRRHSNQPNNKNNLDIEEDKFY from the exons GGATGTGCTGTATCGTCTTTCCTTGCGTGGTCTTCGGGAGCTGGAACGCGCAGAGTGGCCCGCACCGGCGGCAGACATAAAGATGTGCCAAGTCAAAGGCCAGTCAGAAGAAGACTGTCATAATTACGTGAAGGTGCTGCTCTCATACGGGCATAAGATATTCGCTTGTGGAACTAACGCGTTCAGCCCTATTTGCAGTTGGAGAGAG ATCGAGTCCATTAACACGGTATCTGAATCCGTGACCGGGGTTGCTCTCAGCCCATACAATCCTCACTCTAACGTGACCGCCGTCTTGGCGTCCAATGGCGACTACTATGCCGGTACACCCACCGATTTCAGCAGCTCTGATACTGCTATTTGCAG GAGTCGAGGAGCATCGTCAGACGATTCTGGTAACTTATGTACTGCGCAGTACGACTTCAACCGTCTGAACGAGCCGCAGTTCGTTGGCAGCTTCGAAGACGATCGTTTTGTCTACTTCGTATACAGAGAGATCGCTGTGGAGTATATGAACTGTGGGAAG ATAATCTACTCGCGCATAGCACGCGTGTGCAAGAACGATTCAGGAGGTTACCTGATGAAGGACAAGTGGAGTACGTTCCTCAAGGCGCGGCTGAAATGTCTGGTTCCAGGAGACATCCCGTTCTACTACGACGAGATACAGAGTGTGGAATACTTACCTCAAGAGAAGATGCTTGTAGCTACATTCACTACGCCTAC GAACAGCATAACCGGCAGTGCTGTATGCGTGTACAACATGTCTGATATCCACGCGGCGTTCGAAGGCCCCTACAAGGTGCAGGACTCGCGCACCTTCACCTGGGACCAACGCTCGCCATCCAAACAGGCCCGGGAACACTTCCAGTGTATAACAGACTctag AGCTCACGAAGCAATAGAATTTCATGGCTACCATCTCATGTACGAAGCAGTACTGCCCATATCAGGAGCACCGATATACAAAGTGACGTCAGAAAGGTTTACCCACGTCACAGTTGACGTCACAAGTGCCAAGAACATTGAGCGACAGTTGGTAGCGTTCGTGGCTACGGACAGTGGATATGTGCTGAAGTTGGCAGTACTGCCGCGGCTGGATGGGGCCTGTTTGGTAGAGAAATGGAAGTTGAGGGACGAGAAAGGAGGTTTTGATGTGCAAGCTATGCAGTTTGTGAAAGATACG ATGTCAGTGTACATCGGCAGCAGCTCGGGCGTGGTGCGACtgggcgcggcgcggtgcgcgCGGCACGCGTCGCGCGGCGCGTGCGTGGGCGCGGCCGACCCGCACTGCGGCTGGGACGACGCGCGCGAGCGCTGCGTGCGCGCCTGGCCGCACCTCACCGACCCCAACTTCGCGCAGGCCACCGCGCTCTGCGTCGCCGCTGATGCTGCTG TTGACGGTGGCTGGTCGGCCTGGTCGGATTGGGAGTCATGCATGCAGGACGGTACATCTCACTCCATCTACGGAGACGACAAGCCCGATATGTGTAAATGTCGGACACGACGTTGTGACAATCCTAAGCCGGCGAATGGCGGACAGGCTTGCAAAG GTTCAAGTATATCGGTGACGAACTGCACGGTGCACGGCGGGTGGTCGGCGTGGTCCGCGTGGTCGGAGTGCTCGGCGCCGTGCGGCATCGCGGTGAAGTCGCGCCGGCGCACGTGCAGCTCGCCCGAGCCGCGCCACGGCGGCCGCGTCTGCGTCGGCATCGACGTCGACGACATATACTGCCACAATCTGCCGCCGTGTCCAG ATCCGGCGCTGGCGCCAGTAGACGGTGGCTGGTCTCCGTGGGGCCCGTGGTCCCCATGTACCAGTTCAGGCGGGGTGGGCTGCGGGCCGGCGGGGGGCATGCGTGAGAGGCGGCGCCTGTGCGGAAGCCCCGCGCCATTACACGGCGGTGCGGACTGTGACGGGCCCGAGGTGGAGAAGCAGGCGTGTGACATGCGCCCCTGTGAAGTTCGCAAGACGACGGCTTGGACGCCTTGGGTTCAGATACCTG GTAACACATCGGACGGAAGTTATACTGAAAAGAGATTTAAATTCGTGTGCAAAGCGCCATCGCCGGAACAAATAAAAGTCAGT ttGTCGGTAGCCCGCGAAGAAGAAAGATACTGTACAGCACACGGACAGTGTAGTAGTACCCCGCCTGAGGACGAAGGGGGTTGGGAAGATTGGGAGGCGTGGGAGCCGTGCTCCGCGCCCTGCGGTGGGGGGCAACAGACCCGCACCAGGCGCTGCCGCCGGCCCCCGTGCAATGGATCTTCCGAAATGCTCCGTGGTTGTAACACGCACCCTTGTACtg GTGAGTGGTCCTGCTGGAGCGAGTGGAGTTCGTGCAGCGGTTCGTGCGGCGCGACGGGACATCGAACCCGCACCCGCGCGTGCCTGTCGTCCCGCGGCTGCAGCGACGCGGCCGGCGCGCTCGAGCGGACCGTCTGCGTGCCTACTTGTGCAG AGTCGGAGGGCGGCTGGGGCCCGTGGGGCGCGTggggcgcgtgcgcgggcggcgagcgcgtgcggcggcgcgcgtgcgcggCGGGCGCGTGCGTGGGCGCGCAGCTGCAGGTCGCGCGCTGCGGCGCCGGCCACGCGCAGCTCGACAACG aaCTCTATGCCATGCCAGCGTATAGTCCAAGCGTGGAGATGGCATCCTTTGTAACGACTGGAGGCGAGTCGCTCAGTGTAGGAAGCATTGTTGGATGTGTGGTTGCTGCTTTTGTGATGG GTTGTCTAGTATGCCTGGCGGGTGTAATATTCTGCCAGCGGCGCGGGTCCAAGATGCCGTGGCGGAGGCAGAACCGCGTGCCCTCCAGTCCGCACTACATCACCGCTAAACAGAACAGCTACGTCTCTGTGCCTTTGAAGGAAGTG CCGCGTAAAGCGAAACGCCAGCCATCATTCTCAGGGATTGGAAGCACCAGTGGAATATTACTATCGAAAAGCAACAACTTATCAAACGCAAACAACCATAATCCAACTGTGACTACTCCTAAACTGTACCCAAAAGCCATAGCCAATGAATACGACTCTATGGGCACTATTAGAAGGCATTCGAACCAACCCAACAACAAGAACAACTTGGATATTGAAGAAgataagttttattga